In Melopsittacus undulatus isolate bMelUnd1 chromosome 6, bMelUnd1.mat.Z, whole genome shotgun sequence, the following proteins share a genomic window:
- the IPO13 gene encoding importin-13 isoform X1, giving the protein MERRAEAPPPQGLDFTVENVEKALHQLYYDPNIENKNLAQKWLMQAQVSPQAWHFSWLLLNMDKVPEIQYFGASALHIKISRYWNDIPADQYETLKSQLFTHITRFASGSKIVLTRLCVALASLALSMMPEAWPCAVADMVRMFQAEDSNVDGRARCLALLELLTVLPEEFQTSRLPQYRKGQVRSVLAQECGSVFPLLEQLLQQQDSPGFIKQKVLKCFSSWVQLEIPLMDCENLIQAAFTSLQDPELFDTAVEAVVNAISQPDAQRYVNTLLKLIPPVLGLQEQLRQAVQSGDMETSHGICRIAVALGENHSRALLDQVEHWQSFLALVNMIMFCTGIPGHYPVNETTSSLTLTFWYTLQDDILSFEPDKQVVYQQVYRPVYFQLVDVLLHKAQFPSDEEYGFWSSDEKEQFRIYRVDISDTLMYVYEMLGAELLSSLYDKLGRLLTNTEQPSTWQHTEALLYGFQSIAETIDVNYSDVVPGLIGLIPRISISNVQLADTVMFTIGALSEWLADHPVMINNVLPLVLQALGNPELSISSVSTLKKICRECKYDLPPYAANIVAVSQEVLMKQIHKTSQCMWLMQALGFLLSALQVEEILKNLHSLITPYIQQLEKLADETPNPSNKLAIIHILGLLSNLFTTLDISHHDDDHESTEVKKLPVQQGPNPVVVVLQQVFQLIQKVLSKWMNDAQVVESVCAIFEKSVKTLLDDFAPMVPQLCEMLGQMYSTIPQASAIDLTRQLVHIFAHEPAHFPPIKALFLLVTSVTLTLFQQGPRDHPDIVDSFMQLLAQALKRKPDLFLCSNLDVKAVFQCGVLSLKFPEAPTVKASCGFFTELLPRCGEIAPVGQVVHENGKVLLQAVLEGVGGQASRSLMDHFAEILFALNKHCFSYLSVWIKEAMQEDGFPSARVSPEQKETFSQQILSRERVNKRRVKEMVKEFTLLCRGLHGTEYTADY; this is encoded by the exons ATGGAGCGGAGGGCGGAGGCGCCGCCGCCGCAGGGCCTCGACTTCACCGTGGAGAACGTGGAGAAG gctctcCATCAGCTGTATTACGACCCAAACATCGAGAACAAGAACTTGGCTCAGAAATGGCTGATGCAGGCACAGGTGTCCCCGCAGGCATGGCACTTCAGCTGGCTGCTTCTCAACATGGACAAGGTGCCCGAGATCCAGTACTTTGGCGCCAGCGCTCTCCACATTAAAATCTCCCGTTACTGGAACGACATCCCAGCTGACCAGTATGAGACCCTCAAATCACAGCTCTTCACCCACATCACCCGCTTCGCCAGCGGCTCCAAGATCGTGCTGACCCGGCTCTGTGTGGCACTGGCCTCCCTGGCGCTCAGCATGATGCCGGAGGCTTGGCCCTGCGCTGTGGCAGACATGGTGCGCATGTTCCAGGCGGAGGACTCCAACGTGGATGGGCGAGCGCGGTGCCTGgcgctgctggagctgctgaccGTGCTGCCCGAGGAGTTTCAGACCAGCCGCCTGCCACAGTACCGCAAGGGCCAGGTACGCAGCGTCCTGGCACAGGAGTGCGGCTCCGTCTTCCCtttgctggagcagctgctgcagcagcaggactcCCCTGGTTTTATCAAGCAGAAGGTGTTGAAGTGCTTCTCCAGCTGGGTGCAGCTGGAGATCCCGTTGATGGACTGCGAGAACCTGATCCAAGCAGCTTTCACCTCCCTGCAGGACCCAGAGCTCTTTGACACAGCAGTGGAGGCTGTGGTCAATGCCATTTCCCAACCTGATGCCCAGAG GTATGTGAATACCCTTCTCAAGCTcatccctcctgtgctgggGCTCCAAGAGCAGCTGCGCCAGGCGGTCCAGAGCGGGGACATGGAGACGTCACATGGGATCTGCCGCATCGCTGTGGCTTTGGGGGAGAACCACTCCCG GGCACTCCTGGACCAGGTGGAGCACTGGCAGAGCTTCCTGGCCCTGGTCAACATGATCATGTTCTGCACTGGCATCCCTGGGCACTACCCTGTCAATGAAACCACCAGTTCCTTGACGCTCACCTTCTGGTACACGCTGCAG GATGACATCCTCTCCTTCGAGCCAGACAAGCAGGTGGTGTACCAGCAGGTCTACAGGCCTGTCTACTTCCAACTGGTGGATGTGCTGCTGCACAAAGCCCAGTTCCCCTCTGATGAGGAGTATGGCTTCTGGTCTTCAGATGAGAAGGAGCAGTTTCGGATATACAG GGTGGACATCTCTGACACACTGATGTATGTGTATGAgatgctgggtgctgagctCCTGAGCAGCCTCTATGACAAACTGGGACGTCTCCTGACCAACACAGAGCAGCCATCCACGTGGCAG CACACAGAGGCTTTGCTCTACGGCTTCCAGTCCATTGCTGAGACCATAGACGTGAACTACTCTGATGTGGTGCCAGGGCTGATTGGCCTCATTCCCCGCATCAGCATCAGCAACGTGCAGCTTGCCGACACCGTCATGTTCACTATCG GGGCACTGTCAGAGTGGCTGGCTGATCACCCCGTCATGATTAACAACGTGCTGCCGCTGGTGCTTCAAGCCTTGGGCAACCCTGAGCTCTCCATCTCCAGTGTGTCCACGCTGAAGAAGATCTGTCGGGAATGCAAGTACGACCTGCCACCCTATGCTGCCAACATTGTCGCTGTGTCACAG GAGGTGTTGATGAAGCAGATTCACAAG ACGAGTCAGTGCATGTGGCTGATGCAGGCTCTTGGTTTCCTGCTCTCTGCACTGCAAGTGGAAGAGATCCTGAAGAACCTGCACTCCCTGATCACCCCCTACatccagcagctggaaaagctggCTGATGAAACT CCCAATCCCTCCAACAAGCTGGCCATCATCCACATCCTGGGTCTGCTGTCCAACCTCTTCACCACCCTAGACATCAGCCACCACGATGATGACCACGAAAGCACTGAAGTCAAGAAACTTCCAGTGCAGCAAGGACCCAACCCA GTGGTGGTGGTTCTGCAGCAAGTCTTCCAGCTCATACAAAAGGTTCTCAGCAAGTGGATGAATGATGCCCAGGTGGTGGAG TCCGTCTGTGCCATCTTTGAGAAGTCCGTGAAGACCCTCCTGGATGATTTTGCCCCCATGGTGCCTCAGCTGTGTGAGATGCTGGGGCAGATGTACAGCACCATCCCCCAGGCCTCTGCCATCGACCTCACCCGGCAG CTGGTTCACATCTTTGCCCATGAGCCTGCCCACTTCCCTCCCATCAAGGCCCTCTTCTTGCTCGTTACCTCAGTCACACTGACCCTCTTCCAGCAAG GGCCCAGGGATCATCCTGATATTGTTGATTCATTTATGCAACTCCTGGCACAG GCTCTGAAAAGGAAGCCGGACCTCTTCCTGTGTAGCAACCTGGATGTCAAAGCGGTGTTTCAGTGTG GTGTCCTTTCACTCAAGTTCCCAGAGGCCCCAACAGTGAAAGCATCCTGTGGCTTTTTT acagagctgctgccccGCTGTGGAGAGATCGCCCCCGTGGGACAGGTCGTGCATGAGAACGGcaaagtgctgctgcaggcagtgttGGAG ggtgttggTGGCCAGGCTTCCCGCAGCCTCATGGATCACTTCGCAGAGATCCTCTTTGCCTTGAACAAGCACTGCTTCAGCTACCTGAGCGTCTGGATCAAGGAAGCCATGCAGGAGGATGGCTTTCCCTCAGCTCGTGTCAGCCCTGAGCAGAAGGAGACCTTCAGTCAGCAGATCCTCAG CAGAGAGCGTGTGAACAAGCGGCGAGTGAAGGAGATGGTGAAGGAGTTCACCCTGCTGTGCCGAGGGCTGCATGGCACAGAGTACACAGCAGACTACTGA
- the IPO13 gene encoding importin-13 isoform X2: MERRAEAPPPQGLDFTVENVEKALHQLYYDPNIENKNLAQKWLMQAQVSPQAWHFSWLLLNMDKVPEIQYFGASALHIKISRYWNDIPADQYETLKSQLFTHITRFASGSKIVLTRLCVALASLALSMMPEAWPCAVADMVRMFQAEDSNVDGRARCLALLELLTVLPEEFQTSRLPQYRKGQVRSVLAQECGSVFPLLEQLLQQQDSPGFIKQKVLKCFSSWVQLEIPLMDCENLIQAAFTSLQDPELFDTAVEAVVNAISQPDAQRYVNTLLKLIPPVLGLQEQLRQAVQSGDMETSHGICRIAVALGENHSRALLDQVEHWQSFLALVNMIMFCTGIPGHYPVNETTSSLTLTFWYTLQDDILSFEPDKQVVYQQVYRPVYFQLVDVLLHKAQFPSDEEYGFWSSDEKEQFRIYRVDISDTLMYVYEMLGAELLSSLYDKLGRLLTNTEQPSTWQHTEALLYGFQSIAETIDVNYSDVVPGLIGLIPRISISNVQLADTVMFTIGALSEWLADHPVMINNVLPLVLQALGNPELSISSVSTLKKICRECKYDLPPYAANIVAVSQEVLMKQIHKTSQCMWLMQALGFLLSALQVEEILKNLHSLITPYIQQLEKLADETPNPSNKLAIIHILGLLSNLFTTLDISHHDDDHESTEVKKLPVQQGPNPVVVVLQQVFQLIQKVLSKWMNDAQVVESVCAIFEKSVKTLLDDFAPMVPQLCEMLGQMYSTIPQASAIDLTRQLVHIFAHEPAHFPPIKALFLLVTSVTLTLFQQGPRDHPDIVDSFMQLLAQALKRKPDLFLCSNLDVKAVFQCGVLSLKFPEAPTVKASCGFFTELLPRCGEIAPVGQVVHENGKVLLQAVLEGVGGQASRSLMDHFAEILFALNKHCFSYLSVWIKEAMQEDGFPSARVSPEQKETFSQQILRERVNKRRVKEMVKEFTLLCRGLHGTEYTADY, encoded by the exons ATGGAGCGGAGGGCGGAGGCGCCGCCGCCGCAGGGCCTCGACTTCACCGTGGAGAACGTGGAGAAG gctctcCATCAGCTGTATTACGACCCAAACATCGAGAACAAGAACTTGGCTCAGAAATGGCTGATGCAGGCACAGGTGTCCCCGCAGGCATGGCACTTCAGCTGGCTGCTTCTCAACATGGACAAGGTGCCCGAGATCCAGTACTTTGGCGCCAGCGCTCTCCACATTAAAATCTCCCGTTACTGGAACGACATCCCAGCTGACCAGTATGAGACCCTCAAATCACAGCTCTTCACCCACATCACCCGCTTCGCCAGCGGCTCCAAGATCGTGCTGACCCGGCTCTGTGTGGCACTGGCCTCCCTGGCGCTCAGCATGATGCCGGAGGCTTGGCCCTGCGCTGTGGCAGACATGGTGCGCATGTTCCAGGCGGAGGACTCCAACGTGGATGGGCGAGCGCGGTGCCTGgcgctgctggagctgctgaccGTGCTGCCCGAGGAGTTTCAGACCAGCCGCCTGCCACAGTACCGCAAGGGCCAGGTACGCAGCGTCCTGGCACAGGAGTGCGGCTCCGTCTTCCCtttgctggagcagctgctgcagcagcaggactcCCCTGGTTTTATCAAGCAGAAGGTGTTGAAGTGCTTCTCCAGCTGGGTGCAGCTGGAGATCCCGTTGATGGACTGCGAGAACCTGATCCAAGCAGCTTTCACCTCCCTGCAGGACCCAGAGCTCTTTGACACAGCAGTGGAGGCTGTGGTCAATGCCATTTCCCAACCTGATGCCCAGAG GTATGTGAATACCCTTCTCAAGCTcatccctcctgtgctgggGCTCCAAGAGCAGCTGCGCCAGGCGGTCCAGAGCGGGGACATGGAGACGTCACATGGGATCTGCCGCATCGCTGTGGCTTTGGGGGAGAACCACTCCCG GGCACTCCTGGACCAGGTGGAGCACTGGCAGAGCTTCCTGGCCCTGGTCAACATGATCATGTTCTGCACTGGCATCCCTGGGCACTACCCTGTCAATGAAACCACCAGTTCCTTGACGCTCACCTTCTGGTACACGCTGCAG GATGACATCCTCTCCTTCGAGCCAGACAAGCAGGTGGTGTACCAGCAGGTCTACAGGCCTGTCTACTTCCAACTGGTGGATGTGCTGCTGCACAAAGCCCAGTTCCCCTCTGATGAGGAGTATGGCTTCTGGTCTTCAGATGAGAAGGAGCAGTTTCGGATATACAG GGTGGACATCTCTGACACACTGATGTATGTGTATGAgatgctgggtgctgagctCCTGAGCAGCCTCTATGACAAACTGGGACGTCTCCTGACCAACACAGAGCAGCCATCCACGTGGCAG CACACAGAGGCTTTGCTCTACGGCTTCCAGTCCATTGCTGAGACCATAGACGTGAACTACTCTGATGTGGTGCCAGGGCTGATTGGCCTCATTCCCCGCATCAGCATCAGCAACGTGCAGCTTGCCGACACCGTCATGTTCACTATCG GGGCACTGTCAGAGTGGCTGGCTGATCACCCCGTCATGATTAACAACGTGCTGCCGCTGGTGCTTCAAGCCTTGGGCAACCCTGAGCTCTCCATCTCCAGTGTGTCCACGCTGAAGAAGATCTGTCGGGAATGCAAGTACGACCTGCCACCCTATGCTGCCAACATTGTCGCTGTGTCACAG GAGGTGTTGATGAAGCAGATTCACAAG ACGAGTCAGTGCATGTGGCTGATGCAGGCTCTTGGTTTCCTGCTCTCTGCACTGCAAGTGGAAGAGATCCTGAAGAACCTGCACTCCCTGATCACCCCCTACatccagcagctggaaaagctggCTGATGAAACT CCCAATCCCTCCAACAAGCTGGCCATCATCCACATCCTGGGTCTGCTGTCCAACCTCTTCACCACCCTAGACATCAGCCACCACGATGATGACCACGAAAGCACTGAAGTCAAGAAACTTCCAGTGCAGCAAGGACCCAACCCA GTGGTGGTGGTTCTGCAGCAAGTCTTCCAGCTCATACAAAAGGTTCTCAGCAAGTGGATGAATGATGCCCAGGTGGTGGAG TCCGTCTGTGCCATCTTTGAGAAGTCCGTGAAGACCCTCCTGGATGATTTTGCCCCCATGGTGCCTCAGCTGTGTGAGATGCTGGGGCAGATGTACAGCACCATCCCCCAGGCCTCTGCCATCGACCTCACCCGGCAG CTGGTTCACATCTTTGCCCATGAGCCTGCCCACTTCCCTCCCATCAAGGCCCTCTTCTTGCTCGTTACCTCAGTCACACTGACCCTCTTCCAGCAAG GGCCCAGGGATCATCCTGATATTGTTGATTCATTTATGCAACTCCTGGCACAG GCTCTGAAAAGGAAGCCGGACCTCTTCCTGTGTAGCAACCTGGATGTCAAAGCGGTGTTTCAGTGTG GTGTCCTTTCACTCAAGTTCCCAGAGGCCCCAACAGTGAAAGCATCCTGTGGCTTTTTT acagagctgctgccccGCTGTGGAGAGATCGCCCCCGTGGGACAGGTCGTGCATGAGAACGGcaaagtgctgctgcaggcagtgttGGAG ggtgttggTGGCCAGGCTTCCCGCAGCCTCATGGATCACTTCGCAGAGATCCTCTTTGCCTTGAACAAGCACTGCTTCAGCTACCTGAGCGTCTGGATCAAGGAAGCCATGCAGGAGGATGGCTTTCCCTCAGCTCGTGTCAGCCCTGAGCAGAAGGAGACCTTCAGTCAGCAGATCCTCAG AGAGCGTGTGAACAAGCGGCGAGTGAAGGAGATGGTGAAGGAGTTCACCCTGCTGTGCCGAGGGCTGCATGGCACAGAGTACACAGCAGACTACTGA
- the ARTN gene encoding artemin has product MEQRVEPPEQRSAGPTTHPQPKEGTLWGLLTILSLLAGMAAGTLRTPHCNKTLDAAPTPRSMATASPAVEDAMEVPLAAAWSQLYGDNATTGGPGAAELAEDLLLRAERSPPGTGKAKKGARKPSRGARGRNCHIRNLMVKVRDLGLGFNSDEIVLFKYCSGSCHRARSNYDLTLGSLLRQQLITPGPQERVLSHPCCRPTRYEAVSFMDVQNTWQTVEKLSAAECSCIG; this is encoded by the exons ATGGAGCAGCGAGTGGAGccaccagagcagagatctgCAGGACCCACCACACACCCACAGCCCAAG GAGGGGACACTGTGGGGGCTCCTCACCATCCTCTCACTGCTGGCTGGGATGGCCGCAGGCACTCTGCGAACCCCACACTGCAACAAGACGCTGGATGCAGCCCCAACGCCACGGAGCATGGccactgccagccctgctgtggaGGATGCCATGGAGGTACCACTTGCTGCGGCCTGGAGCCAGCTGTACG GGGACAATGCGACGACGGGTGGCCCAGGTGCTGCGGAGCTAGCCGAGGACCTGCTGCTGCGTGCCGAGCGCTCGCCACCAGGCACCGGCAAAGCCAAGAAGGGGGCAAGGAAACCTTCTCGGGGAGCCCGCGGGCGCAACTGCCACATCCGCAACCTGATGGTGAAGGTGCGAGACCTGGGCCTGGGCTTCAACTCGGACGAGATCGTGCTCTTCAAGTACTGCAGCGGGTCCTGCCACCGGGCGCGCAGCAACTACGACCTGACGCTGGGCAGCCTGCTGCGGCAGCAGCTCATCACCCCGGGCCCGCAGGAGCGGGTCCTCAGCCACCCCTGCTGCCGGCCCACTCGCTACGAGGCTGTCTCCTTCATGGACGTGCAGAACACATGGCAGACAGTGGAGAAGCTGTCGGCGGCCGAGTGCAGCTGCATTGGCTGA